ACACCAGATAACGTTTCTGCTTCGTGCTGAATCCACACAGCGGACATTGGTACGGTTCCGTCGTGACGTGCGTCAGCTTATGCTTCTGCAAACACTCGTTCGTGTTGAACTTCTTGTCACACTGGCTGCAGGAGTAGTTGCGCTCATCCAGATGAACTAGCTCATGACTGACGAGATGATTCCGGAATCGGAACTTTTTGTCACAAAACCGGCAGCTAAACTGTAGCTTATCGTCATGCACCCGCATATGGTTGTACAGGGCGACGTTCGTTTTGAAACGCTTGTCACACACGGTACAGCCGAAGTTACGTTCGCGCGAGTGTAGATTCGCGATGTGATTGTTCAGCAAACGCCGATTGCCAAACTTTTTCTCGCAGAACGAGCAATCGAACTTTTTAATGTTCAAATGTACCTGGTTCACGTGGTAGGAGTAGGCGCTCCGATTGCCAAGCGTTTTCTCGCAGATGTAACAGTACAGTTTGCGTCCCTCGACGGTTTTCACCGTTTCCGGAGCTGCGGCCGCCAGATCTTTCTCATCATTTTCCTTGTTGGTACTGCCTTCGCCAGATTTCAGTTCCGTCGTTTGTTGACTACCTTCAGCCTCCTCCATTTCACCTTCGGGCTCATCTTCGCCCATGCCTGAACCGGAAGCCATACTTTCCGGTTCTTGTTCCGTTCCTTCGGTAACGGATGCGGGTTGCAGTAAGCTTAGTGCGTGCATTGTCATGTGCTCGATTAGAATCGCTCGATCGAGATAGTTGTCGCACTGCTCGCAGTGGAAGATCTGCTCCCAATGTTGATCCTTCATGTGATCCACTAGCGCCGTTTGGGAATCAAATCGAACGATACCGTTAGCGGAACCTTCCGTACGGCAAAACGTGCACGTAACCGTCCTGCTTTtggttgaacatttttgactgaaaataatggaaaacaagAATACTCATGCGACTATTGGTAAGGAAAATACACGGTCTATACCTTTTCTTAGACTCTTGATCAGGAACAGTTGTGACAGATTCCTGTGGTGCTGCATTGTCACCACTGCTCAATCGTTCCCCACGTTCAACGTCTTCCCTAGAAGATGAGTGGccatttttttcgttcggttcTTCCCGCGTACCATTCGAAAGCAATTCCGTTTGCAGTTGCTCTTCGCAAGACTTCAGTATCGAATCGAACCGTTCCTCCATCACACGACACTTCTCATACAGATCGTGCCACTTGGTGATGATATCTTTGCAGCAGAAGCAAATCTTCGTTGGCAAAGTGCCATTTTCTTCGATATCAACGCTGAGATACTTTGCGATCTTACCCCGCAGGTCGTTCTGGTATCGCGAATGCACCGACGTAAGCGTTTCGTCCGATTTTCCACAGATGCGACAAATCTTCTTGAAATCGATATGGGCCACTCTAGTATCACGAGCCGCAGAGGCCGTGCTGGTCGCACTCTTCCGGGGCGAATCCATAGCTCTGTGTAGGATTACTGCTGTGCGTAATATGCCGTGCTGCGGGGGTGCAAATTATGTGTTTTGTGTcgtattttcacatttttcgaTCCATTTTTGCTCCATTGTCGTCTACAacacaatttgttttcctttttctttttttcacatttcaacAACTTcgagttgtgttttttccgcTGTCAACGGCACTCGATGTTTAGTGTAGCGGTGTTGAATACCCGAATGAGTGTGTCTTTTCTAATCAATTCTATTTTCGATGTAAACATGCAAGAAAACGATGGAACTCTTGAAAAAGTTTGACAAAATTCTAGTGTTTGCAACAAATTTATGATTGATCCTTTTGGCATAGAAGAAAAAgcctgaaaagaaaaacatgctcCATTTAAATAGTGAATTGCTCAGTTCGCCACTCCTGATGAGAAGTTTTCCCTAGAGCTGTCAGTGGTTTGACAACAgcacaaattatttttctcgTTCCAATTCGGGTGCATATTGTTACATGTTTTAATCGAAAATTGTGATCTCTCTAGTGTAGAAAGAAATGGTAAGTTAATTTCAAGATCTGCAACTAATTCCCAAGAACATTTTATAGTTGTAGTATACATTTTTGCATCTCCCATTCGTATGCGGCGCTCTAAAAGCCCCTTCGATCCGTCCGGTTCTATGACGTCATCAGTTGATATGTGGAAATGTGCAAACAGTGAAGCAAA
This region of Anopheles marshallii chromosome 2, idAnoMarsDA_429_01, whole genome shotgun sequence genomic DNA includes:
- the LOC128708757 gene encoding zinc finger protein OZF-like — translated: MDSPRKSATSTASAARDTRVAHIDFKKICRICGKSDETLTSVHSRYQNDLRGKIAKYLSVDIEENGTLPTKICFCCKDIITKWHDLYEKCRVMEERFDSILKSCEEQLQTELLSNGTREEPNEKNGHSSSREDVERGERLSSGDNAAPQESVTTVPDQESKKSQKCSTKSRTVTCTFCRTEGSANGIVRFDSQTALVDHMKDQHWEQIFHCEQCDNYLDRAILIEHMTMHALSLLQPASVTEGTEQEPESMASGSGMGEDEPEGEMEEAEGSQQTTELKSGEGSTNKENDEKDLAAAAPETVKTVEGRKLYCYICEKTLGNRSAYSYHVNQVHLNIKKFDCSFCEKKFGNRRLLNNHIANLHSRERNFGCTVCDKRFKTNVALYNHMRVHDDKLQFSCRFCDKKFRFRNHLVSHELVHLDERNYSCSQCDKKFNTNECLQKHKLTHVTTEPYQCPLCGFSTKQKRYLVLHAKRIHMVR